Proteins encoded together in one Eublepharis macularius isolate TG4126 chromosome 2, MPM_Emac_v1.0, whole genome shotgun sequence window:
- the TYW5 gene encoding tRNA wybutosine-synthesizing protein 5 → MGEKELEIEHQEVAMERQPVIPLAQYTGVTREFFLQEIYPLRKPVVLRGIDLGPCTAKWTVDYLIQAAGKKEVKVHVAAEPQMDFLSKNFVYRTLPFDVFVKRAAEAKHTEYFISEDEKYYLRSLGDDPRKDIADLRKQFPLLGDDIWIPEYFDKEKLFSTVFRISSAGLQLWTHYDVMDNFLIQVTGRKQVVLYSPRDAPYLYLSGTKSEVLDVDRPDFKRYPLFAKARRYECLLEAGDVLFIPALWFHNVTSEEFGVGVNVFWKHLPSECYDKTDTYGNKDLAAASRAVQILDRALKTLEELPEEYKDFYGRRMVLHIQKKTYSTNYE, encoded by the exons ATGGGCGAGAAGGAGCTTGAAATTGAGCACCAAGAGGTGGCCATGGAGAGGCAGCCAGTCATCCCCCTGGCTCAGTACACCGGAGTCACACGGGAGTTCTTCTTGCAGGAGATCTACCCACTG aGAAAGCCGGTAGTACTGAGAGGAATAGATTTGGGCCCTTGCACGGCCAAATGGACTGTGGATTACCTCATTCAAGCAGCAGGAAAGAAAGAAGTAAAAGTTCACGTTGCTGCTGAGCCTCAGATGGATTTCCTCAGTAAGAACTTTGTGTATAG AACGTTGCCCTTTGATGTATTTGTAAAGAGAGCAGCTGAAGCCAAACACACAGAGTACTTTATTTCTGAG GATGAAAAGTATTATTTGCGATCCCTTGGAGATGACCCTCGGAAG GATATTGCAGATCTCAGAAAACAGTTTCCTCTGCTGGGGGATGACATTTGGATCCCTGAATACTTTGACAAGGAAAAGCTCTTCTCCACCGTCTTCCGCATTAGCTCAGCAGGACTACAGCTTTGGACCCATTACGAT GTAATGGATAACTTCTTAATTCAAGTGACTGGAAGGAAACAAGTTGTCTTGTACAGTCCTCGGGATGCTCCTTATTTGTATTTATCAG GCACCAAGTCAGAGGTGCTAGATGTAGACAGACCGGACTTCAAGAGATACCCTCTCTTTGCCAAGGCCAGACGTTACGAGTGTCTTCTTGAAGCAGGAGACGTTTTGTTCATACCAG CTTTGTGGTTCCACAACGTGACTTCAGAGGAGTTTGGAGTTGGAGTCAATGTTTTTTGGAAGCATCTTCCTTCTGAATGTTATGACAAGACAGACACTTATGGAAACAAAGACCTGGCTGCAGCATCAAGAGCAGTTCAGATTTTGGACAGAGCATTGAAGACACTGGAAGAGCTACCTGAGGAATACAAAGATTTTTATGGCCGGAGAATGGTTTTACATATCCAAAAAAAAACATACAGCACTAACTATGAATAA
- the C2H2orf69 gene encoding mitochondrial protein C2orf69 homolog, whose translation MNRRCPPLASLLRGLLGSACLCLARNMSLRGAPAACLAGPSGGGGGSRSLAAAALSPPPRLSPPWLRLPQVPGAEPGKANDLLLLLPSPAACPLPPQHHVIYFPGDVQNYREIMVCHPENFQWEHWCLENIAAILGHRFPGSYIWVIKCSRMHLHKFSCYDNFVASNMFGAPEHSTDFGAFKHLHTLLVNAFKVAQNVLVSQKSMHNFGKDKEAAPYKSPAIPTANGCPAAEKEQDCELFSNSSMNFIEPSVIGGVSFTLIGFSKGCVVLNQLLYELKEAKEDKDIDSFIKNIKAVFWLDGGHSGGSNTWVTYPDVLKEFSQTGIGVSTHVTPYQVFDTMRSWIGKEHKRFVQILEEFGMNVNSQLHFADEAPSLDNHFRVHEVF comes from the exons ATGAACCGGCGCTGCCCGCCGCTCGCCTCCCTCCTGAGGGGACTCCTCGGCTCGGCTTGCCTCTGCCTGGCGCGGAACATGAGCCTGCGCGGGGCGCCGGCCgcctgcctggcagggccctCGGGCGGCGGCGGAGGCAGCCGCAGCCTGGCCGCCGCCGCCCTCTCGCCGCCCCCCCGGCTGAGCCCTCCGTGGCTGCGGCTGCCCCAGGTGCCGGGCGCCGAGCCCGGCAAGGCCAACGACCTGCTGCTCTTGCTGCCCTCGCCCGCCGCCTGCCCGCTGCCGCCCCAGCATCACGTCATCTACTTCCCCGGGGACGTGCAG AACTATCGTGAAATTATGGTTTGCCATCCAGAAAATTTCCAATGGGAACACTGGTGCTTGGAAAACATTGCAGCTATTCTTGGCCATCGTTTCCCGGGCAGTTACATTTGGGTCATAAAATGTTCTCGTATGCATTTGCACAAGTTCAGCTGTTACGACAACTTTGTGGCAAGCAACATGTTTGGAGCACCTGAACATAGCACTGACTTTGGAGCCTTCAAACACCTCCACACGCTATTGGTTAATGCTTTTAAAGTTGCTCAGAATGTGCTGGTGTCTCAGAAGAGCATGCATAATTTTGGCAAGGATAAAGAGGCAGCCCCGTATAAATCCCCTGCTATTCCTACTGCCAACGGCTGTCCAGCAGCAGAAAAGGAGCAAGACTGTGAACTCTTCAGCAATTCATCCATGAACTTCATAGAACCTTCCGTTATTGGTGGAGTGTCGTTCACTTTAATAGGATTCAGTAAAGGTTGTGTTGTCTTGAATCAATTGCTTTATGAACTGAAGGAAGCAAAAGAAGACAAGGACAtagattccttcattaaaaatataaaagcagTTTTCTGGTTGGATGGTGGCCATTCGGGAGGAAGCAATACATGGGTGACCTACCCTGATGTGCTGAAAGAATTTTCACAGACTGGGATTGGAGTTAGCACTCATGTTACGCCATACCAAGTGTTTGATACAATGAGGTCATGGATTGGAAAAGAGCACAAGAGATTTGTACAAATTCTTGAAGAGTTTGGCATGAATGTGAATAGCCAGCTCCATTTTGCTGATGAAGCACCTTCCTTAGACAACCACTTCAGAGTTCATGAAGTATTCTGA